A single region of the Vicia villosa cultivar HV-30 ecotype Madison, WI linkage group LG4, Vvil1.0, whole genome shotgun sequence genome encodes:
- the LOC131594414 gene encoding uncharacterized GPI-anchored protein At4g28100 codes for MSISLLFLYILFFPSYTSLPDPILPTPSSHPTALTIPSFQEQSYVKGCSLSLSNELFNGIKSACSSSKHSKLDRNRCCPVLAAWLYSSYSATALRNHSPSSSSSSSSFDMPLVPDDSETCVDGLEKALKVRGIEIVNPNASCDLVYCYCGIRLHPFNCPDSFSVTKSGELVGDESVRKLEKSCLSGDKHVNGFQGLGGCSKCLNSLYLLNKKTSNSSKEQDRTAKIHNKDCELMGLTWLLSKNQTTYIHTVTDVLRALLLNNDGSKPQSCTLNSDGMPLAVDSSEIINEQSSSTNLQPPMFFSLLLVLCVHVFVLFS; via the exons ATGTCAATATCACTCCTTTTCCTCTATATTCTCTTCTTCCCTTCCTACACGAGTCTCCCGGATCCGATTCTCCCAACACCATCATCTCATCCAACAGCATTAACAATCCCTTCATTCCAAGAACAATCTTATGTTAAAGGCTGTTCTTTATCTCTCTCAAATGAACTTTTTAATGGCATAAAAAGTGCATGTAGTTCATCAAAACACAGTAAACTCGACCGTAACCGATGTTGTCCCGTTCTTGCAGCATGGTTGTACTCTTCCTACTCTGCCACTGCTCTTAGAAACCACTCACCATCATCATCGTCGTCGTCATCGTCATTTGACATGCCTTTGGTGCCTGATGATTCAGAAACATGTGTGGATGGTTTGGAAAAGGCTTTGAAAGTTAGAGGAATCGAGATTGTAAATCCAAATGCGAGTTGTGATTTGGTGTATTGTTATTGTGGGATTAGGCTGCATCCTTTTAACTGTCCCGATTCATTTTCTGTAACCAAAAGTGGTGAACTTGTTGGAGATGAAAGTGTTAGAAAGTTGGAGAAGAGTTGTTTGAGTGGCGACAAACATGTCAATGGTTTTCAAGGTCTTGGAGGGTGTTCTAAGTGCTTGAATAGTCTCTACTTG CTTAACAAAAAGACCTCAAATTCAAGCAAAGAACAAGACAGAACCGCAAAGATTCACAACAAAGATTGCGAGCTAATGGGCTTGACATGGCTTCTGTCGAAGAATCAGACGACTTATATTCACACGGTTACAGATGTTCTTCGCGCTTTATTGTTGAATAATGATGGATCTAAGCCACAATCATGCACTCTTAATAGTGATGGAATGCCTCTAGCTGTTGATTCATCTGAAATCATAAATGAGCAATCTTCTTCAACCAATCTCCAACCACCTATGTTTTTTTCTTTGTTATTAGTACTATGTGTGCATGTTTTTGTGCTATTCTCTTAA
- the LOC131596745 gene encoding pentatricopeptide repeat-containing protein At3g22470, mitochondrial-like has translation MSLKNISPDVCTFNTLIDGFCKEGEVEKARSVLAVMIKQGVKPDVITYNSLMDGYFLVKEVNKAKHAFNYFVRRGVKPNIQSYNVMIDGLCKSRMVDEAVNLFKEMRLKNMAPNTITYNSLIDGLCKSGRICDVRDLIDEMYDRGQPASVITYSILLDALCKSHDLDKAIALFTKFKYQGIKPNVYTYTILIDGLCNCGRLKDAQEVFSKLLSNGYHLNVTSYTAMINGFCKEGLIHEALSLLSKMKDNGCIPDFVTYEIIIRALFKSEKNDMAVKLLREMIDKGLM, from the coding sequence ATGTCCTTGAAAAACATCAGCCCGGATGTTTGTACTTTCAATACATTGATTGATGGTTTTTGTAAGGAAGGAGAGGTGGAAAAAGCTAGAAGTGTGTTGGCTGTTATGATAAAACAAGGCGTGAAACCTGATGTTATTACTTATAATTCTTTGATGGATGGATATTTCTTGGTTAAAGAAGTGAACAAGGCTAAACACGCATTCAACTATTTTGTTCGAAGAGGAGTGAAACCTAATATTCAAAGCTACAATGTTATGATAGATGGTTTATGTAAGAGTAGAATGGTGGATGAAGCTGTGAATCTCTTCAAAGAAATGCGTTTGAAAAACATGGCTCCTAATACTATAACATACAATTCTCTTATTGATGGACTTTGCAAATCGGGGAGAATTTGTGATGTTAGGGATCTTATTGATGAGATGTATGATAGAGGTCAACCAGCTAGTGTGATCACATACAGTATTTTATTAGATGCTTTGTGCAAAAGCCATGATCTTGACAAGGCAATAGCTTTATTTACAAAGTTCAAATACCAAGGAATTAAGCCAAATGTGTACACATACACAATATTAATTGACGGTTTGTGCAACTGTGGCAGACTTAAGGACGCACAAGAGGTTTTTAGTAAACTTCTATCTAATGGCTATCATTTAAATGTTACATCCTACACTGCAATGATTAATGGATTCTGTAAAGAGGGCTTGATTCATGAAGCATTGAGCTTACTGTCAAAAATGAAGGACAACGGTTGTATTCCGGATTTTGTAACTTATGAAATTATTATTCGTGCTTTGTTCAAAAGCGAAAAGAATGATATGGCTGTGAAACTTCTTCGGGAAATGATTGATAAAGGTCTAATGTAA